The following coding sequences lie in one Lolium perenne isolate Kyuss_39 chromosome 2, Kyuss_2.0, whole genome shotgun sequence genomic window:
- the LOC127336256 gene encoding uncharacterized protein — MASSSVLPIGGGVGAAVLTGGTAAGKALAPRPCFLAARPNAVNGGRLRVQTPPRSSPAYKNAANATDDAIQNVKGVAGKAADKASDAKNSAAETAGKASGKAQNMSEGAAGSAGDAKDRAVEGAKSAGESMTETAKGGASKVAETAHDLGGKAKQTSEEAWDATKDAAQCITDKVAAAAKDLS; from the exons ATGGCTTCTTCTTCCGTGCTGCCAATTGGAGGAGGCGTGGGCGCCGCCGTGCTCACCGGCGGCACAGCTGCCGGCAAGGCTCTTGCTCCCAGGCCGTGCTTCCTCGCCGCTCGCCCAAACGCCGTCAACGGAGGCCGCCTCCGCGTGCAAACCCCTCCCAGATCGTCTCCG GCGTACAAGAACGCCGCGAACGCCACCGACGACGCCATCCAGAACGTCAAGGGGGTGGCCGGGAAGGCGGCGGACAAGGCCTCGGACGCGAAGAACAGCGCGGCGGAGACAGCGGGGAAAGCCTCTGGGAAGGCGCAGAATATGTCCGAGGGCGCCGCGGGCAGCGCGGGCGATGCTAAGGACAGGGCGGTGGAGGGTGCCAAGAGCGCCGGCGAGAGCATGACGGAAACGGCCAAGGGTGGCGCGAGCAAGGTGGCCGAGACGGCGCATGACCTCGGCGGGAAGGCGAAGCAGACGTCAGAGGAAGCGTGGGACGCGACCAAGGACGCCGCGCAGTGCATCACGGACAAGGTCGCCGCCGCGGCTAAGGATCTGAGCTGA
- the LOC127336255 gene encoding probable potassium transporter 15, with protein sequence MAAESSAAGSMRKAPSMEWRWVSAGEEEEEGEEEARPGGPAPVGRGGSFESEDENDDGDDDDDEQQEEARQKLIRTGPSVDWFDVEGNEVSVAQPLEDYEEFDLGRTVFLALQTLAVVFGDIGISPLYTFDVMFNKYPILGEEDVLGALSLVLYTLILMPLVKYVLVVLWANDDGEGGIFAMYSLICRNAKVSLIPSQVQAQAEKRMSSFRLKLPTAELERSIKVKEKLESSLLMKKLLLGLVLFGTAMFISNGVITPAMSVLSAVSGLKVGIPNASQDVVVMISIALLVILYSLQRYATSKIGFVVGPCLLIWFCCLGGIGICNLSRYGPAAFKAFNPLYAIYYFGKNPFQAWLSLGGCLLCATGSEAIFANLCYFPVRFVQSMFVLLVLPCLVLAYLGQAAFLIASQKSSEHIFFSSIPSGAFWPVFLLANLAALIASRTMTIAIFQCLKQSISLGCFPRLKIVHTSRKFMAKIYIPVVNWLLLASCLGFIVLFRSTYDVGNAYAIAELGVMIMATLYVTIIMLLIWETHIIKVISFLTTFLFLELIFLSSALSSVGDGGWALLVYASGLLMIMFIWNYGSKLKYDSEVRQKLSKDLMRKLGPNLGTMRAPGLGLVYSEIVKGVPATFGHFLTALPAIHSIIVFVCIRNVPVPVVPQSERFLFQRVCSRSYHMFRCIARYGYKDKKQEHHNTFERLLIEGLEKFIQREAVELSLQSEDDIDSDDEPTTPTRIITAANGSLYSLDVPLMVDFAPTNEAIPESPSCSTPQDPVLGYTENLELELAFIKQAKQTGAVYLIDNPIVKARKDSWFFKKLTINYFFAFLRNNCRRAVVSMSIPHSNLLQVRLTSYV encoded by the exons ATGGCCGCGGAGTCGTCGGCGGCCGGCAGCATGCGCAAGGCGCCCTCCATGGAGTGGCGCTGGGTGTCcgccggggaggaggaggaggagggcgaggaGGAGGCCCGGCCGGGAGGGCCCGCGCCCGTCGGCAGGGGCGGGAGCTTCGAGTCCGAGGACGAaaacgacgacggcgacgacgacgacgacgagcagcaggaggaggccaGGCAGAAGCTCATCCGAACCGGGCCCTCCGTCGACTGGTTCGACGTCGAGGGCAACGAGGTCTCCGTCGCGCAGCCGCTCGAGGACTACGAG GAGTTTGATCTTGGCAGGACAGTATTTCTTGCTCTTCAGACTCTTGCTGTGGTTTTTGGAGATATTGGCATTAGTCCGTTGTATACATTTGATGTCATGTTTAACAAGTACCCTATTCTTGGGGAGGAGGATGTTCTCGGAGCACTCTCACTAGTTCTATATACTCTGATTTTGATGCCATTGGTGAAGTATGTATTGGTTGTCCTTTGGGCCAATGACGATGGTGAAG GTGGGATATTTGCCATGTATTCTTTAATTTGTAGAAATGCAAAAGTCAGTCTCATTCCAAGCCAAGTACAGGCTCAGGCTGAGAAGAGGATGTCAAGTTTCCGTCTCAAACTTCCCACAGCTGAGCTTGAGAGATCCATAAAAGTAAAGGAGAAACTTGAATCTTCACTATTGATGAAGAAGTTACTTTTAGGCCTAGTGCTGTTTGGGACTGCCATGTTTATATCCAATGGAGTTATCACACCAGCAATGTCAG TGTTGTCTGCTGTGAGTGGCTTGAAAGTTGGGATACCGAATGCCTCACAAG ATGTTGTGGTTATGATTTCTATTGCACTTCTTGTAATCTTATATAGTCTACAGAGGTATGCCACTAGCAAAATTGGGTTTGTGGTTGGCCCTTGTTTGCTGATATGGTTTTGCTGTCTTGGAGGAATCGGCATATGCAATCTCAGTAGATACGGCCCAGCAGCTTTCAAGGCATTTAATCCTCTATACGCTatttattattttgggaagaatccctttcaggCCTGGCTGTCCCTTGGTGGTTGTCTTTTGTGCGCAACAG GATCTGAGGCTATCTTTGCAAATCTTTGCTACTTTCCTGTACGATTTGTTCAG TCTATGtttgttcttcttgttcttccttgCCTTGTCTTGGCATATTTAGGACAAGCTGCTTTCCTCATTGCAAGCCAGAAGTCATCCGAACATATCTTCTTTTCATCTATTCCAA GTGGAGCTTTCTGGCCTGTTTTCTTGCTTGCTAATTTAGCTGCACTGATTGCGAGTAGGACAATGACGATTGCTATATTTCAATGCCTAAAGCAGTCAATTTCACTTGGTTGCTTTCCTCGACTCAAAATTGTTCACACGTCTCGAAAATTCATGGCTAAGATATACATTCCTGTCGTAAATTGGCTTTTGTTGGCTTCCTGTTTGGGATTTATTGTGCTATTCAGAAGCACATATGATGTCGGCAATGCATACG CCATAGCTGAACTTGGGGTGATGATAATGGCCACGCTTTATGTAACAATCATAATGCTTTTAATATGGGAAACCCATATTATTAAGGTGatatcatttcttaccacattccTCTTCTTGGAGCTGATTTTCCTCTCATCAGCTCTGAGTAGTGTCGGAGATGGAGGTTGGGCACTGTTGGTCTATGCATCTGGTCTTCTCATGATTATGTTTATCTGGAACTATGGAAGCAAGCTGAAGTATGACAGTGAAGTCAGACAGAAGCTTTCAAAGGATTTAATGAGAAAATTGGGCCCCAACCTTGGCACCATGAGAGCGCCTGGACTAGGCTTGGTGTATAGTGAGATAGTGAAAGGAGTTCCTGCAACTTTTGGTCATTTTCTGACCGCGCTCCCCGCCATCCATTCGATAATCGTATTCGTGTGCATAAGGAATGTGCCAGTGCCTGTGGTTCCCCAAAGTGAAAGGTTTCTCTTCCAACGTGTCTGCTCAAGGAGCTATCACATGTTCCGCTGTATTGCCAG ATACGGTTACAAAGACAAGAAACAGGAGCACCATAACACATTTGAGCGCCTTCTGATAGAAGGTCTTGAGAAGTTCATACAACGGGAGGCTGTAGAGTTGTCCCTACAGAGTGAAGATGATATCGACTCTGATGATGAGCCAACAACGCCTACACGGATAATCACAGCAGCAAACGGTAGCCTCTACTCGCTTGATGTCCCTCTCATGGTGGACTTTGCGCCTACAAATGAAGCGATTCCTGAATCACCCAGCTGCTCAACGCCTCAAGATCCTGTACTGGGTTACACAGAGAACCTTGAGCTGGAGCTCGCattcatcaagcaggcgaagcaaACTGGAGCTGTCTATCTTATTGACAACCCCATCGTCAAAGCCAGGAAGGACTCCTGGTTCTTCAAGAAGTTGACCATAAACTACTTCTTCGCGTTCTTGAGGAACAATTGTCGCAGGGCGGTTGTGTCGATGAGCATTCCGCACTCAAATCTGCTGCAGGTGCGCTTGACCTCCTATGTGTGA